The Terriglobia bacterium genome includes a region encoding these proteins:
- a CDS encoding aminodeoxychorismate/anthranilate synthase component II, with amino-acid sequence MVFVLDNYDSFTYNLVQYLGELGQKVEVRRNDQVTPAEVEQMRPSHILISPGPCTPQQAGISIDLIKHFAGKLPVLGVCLGHQAIGAAFGGNVVRAHQLMHGKTSQIKHDDKTLFRNLPQPMTATRYHSLIVAEEGLPRELEISAETREADGTRVIMGLRHRRFPVEGVQFHPESVLTESGRLLLQNFLEL; translated from the coding sequence ATGGTATTCGTTCTCGACAACTACGATTCCTTTACCTACAACCTGGTGCAATACCTTGGAGAACTGGGACAAAAAGTGGAAGTGCGCCGCAATGACCAGGTCACGCCTGCAGAAGTCGAGCAGATGCGGCCCAGCCACATCCTGATTTCTCCCGGCCCCTGCACGCCGCAGCAGGCGGGCATCAGTATTGATCTGATCAAACACTTTGCCGGCAAGCTGCCGGTGCTGGGTGTGTGTTTGGGACATCAAGCGATTGGGGCTGCATTTGGGGGCAACGTGGTTCGAGCCCACCAGCTGATGCACGGCAAGACCAGCCAGATCAAGCATGATGACAAGACGCTCTTCCGGAACCTGCCCCAGCCGATGACCGCAACCCGCTATCACTCGCTCATCGTGGCCGAAGAGGGCCTGCCCCGCGAATTGGAAATCAGCGCGGAAACGCGTGAAGCCGACGGCACGCGGGTAATCATGGGTCTGCGCCATCGTCGCTTCCCTGTTGAAGGCGTGCAGTTCCATCCGGAAAGCGTTCTAACGGAATCGGGCCGGTTGCTGCTGCAGAATTTCCTGGAGCTTTGA
- a CDS encoding glycosyltransferase, with product MSSSFSTAQQRGQSDATGTLPRFTKTKVWRVIHACEYARDVLPVVEGQVAVGMRPFIVTPQGAGTAELYLSGGNQDQPRSLSLLRSWQDVRNWRKSLLDCAPETTSDLVHAHCFAAGMAAVRSCSCVVYDLGACIEELAISAGLVEAGSWMGRSFRVAEQFILSRAAAVIVHSLGLKEAALERGAPPDAVFLVPEPISEDNEPPALSQDFDFLTRRFGFAPDSVSFFVPLFAHDAEEQLSPAAVSVLEGFALACNELPQFNLLLEAPESARRAINEHASRLGISQHVALVHQFDVPATMQSAHVVVAMGEVPANPVAARQPNETCMKSLWQGKTLLAADVPRNRDASPEGRGCLWFEAGNARDLGYRMAFVGRNPEFRAALGAAGRMFMYETRNSSAIGQKYDEAYRFAASRKKSNGVGPNMVRLETAENWG from the coding sequence ATGAGTTCAAGTTTTTCTACCGCGCAACAGCGCGGACAATCCGACGCCACTGGCACCCTGCCCCGCTTCACCAAGACCAAAGTCTGGCGCGTTATCCATGCCTGCGAATATGCTCGCGACGTTCTGCCCGTGGTTGAAGGACAAGTCGCCGTTGGCATGCGGCCGTTTATCGTAACGCCGCAGGGAGCGGGCACCGCGGAGCTGTATCTATCCGGCGGCAACCAGGACCAGCCGCGTTCACTTTCACTCCTACGTTCCTGGCAGGATGTCCGCAACTGGCGCAAGTCGCTGCTCGACTGCGCTCCTGAAACTACCTCTGACCTTGTCCACGCGCATTGCTTTGCCGCAGGCATGGCTGCCGTGAGGAGCTGCAGCTGTGTGGTCTATGACCTGGGCGCATGCATTGAAGAGCTAGCCATCTCCGCCGGCCTAGTTGAAGCTGGCAGCTGGATGGGACGCTCTTTCCGCGTGGCTGAACAATTTATTCTCTCCCGCGCCGCCGCCGTAATCGTGCATTCACTCGGGCTGAAAGAAGCCGCGCTGGAACGGGGCGCTCCGCCCGACGCAGTCTTCCTTGTTCCCGAACCTATCAGTGAAGACAACGAGCCACCAGCGCTTTCACAGGATTTTGACTTTCTAACTCGACGCTTCGGCTTCGCGCCTGACTCAGTTTCATTCTTCGTTCCGCTGTTCGCTCACGACGCAGAAGAGCAGCTTTCGCCCGCCGCAGTTTCCGTGCTGGAAGGTTTTGCTCTGGCGTGTAATGAACTGCCGCAGTTCAACCTGCTGCTGGAAGCGCCCGAAAGCGCGCGCCGGGCCATCAATGAGCATGCTTCGCGCCTGGGAATTTCGCAGCATGTAGCGCTGGTCCACCAGTTTGACGTTCCTGCAACCATGCAGAGCGCGCACGTTGTTGTGGCTATGGGAGAAGTTCCCGCCAATCCCGTTGCCGCCCGCCAGCCCAATGAAACCTGTATGAAAAGCCTGTGGCAGGGCAAAACTCTTCTCGCCGCCGACGTTCCGCGCAATCGCGACGCCAGCCCTGAAGGCCGCGGCTGCCTGTGGTTTGAGGCCGGTAACGCGCGCGATCTTGGCTATCGCATGGCCTTCGTCGGACGCAACCCTGAATTTCGCGCCGCTCTGGGCGCGGCCGGTCGCATGTTCATGTATGAAACACGCAACTCATCAGCTATCGGCCAGAAATACGACGAAGCTTACCGCTTTGCCGCCAGCCGCAAAAAATCCAATGGCGTTGGCCCCAATATGGTTCGACTGGAGACAGCGGAAAATTGGGGATAG
- a CDS encoding sensor domain-containing diguanylate cyclase, whose amino-acid sequence MPSPEPVDLGSSPPERFVVEVFSELRPETIQKRWEDVNVILRMSMLTGLQMQLEATLNLLCDMTADMCAFDKAMVYFWDEGRELMELRIARNVEKQIGQEIATGNILNFWAIKYGRPLLVEQGHNAQSDALMQIVGATCALVVPLFVSNRVMGSIQIFRAGANKPFTKEDAQLLWILALVAENLLTREYANEGLLRFAFTDYLTGLRTRGYFEQQLELEFKRAERKQQKFALLMIDIDHFKVLNDTFGHHVGDQLLRDVTSILMKDMREVDTVARYGGEEFVIILPETTETGAVFVAQRLRRAVDQAKFFAGSPHSVQHLTISIGVAVYDTDAQFKRDLIEFADAALYAAKHAGRNRVMRYSELSKQGREVS is encoded by the coding sequence ATGCCGTCCCCCGAACCCGTTGACCTTGGCTCGTCTCCGCCAGAGCGATTTGTGGTCGAGGTGTTCTCAGAGCTGCGTCCGGAAACCATCCAGAAGAGATGGGAGGATGTGAACGTCATCCTACGCATGAGTATGCTTACGGGCCTGCAAATGCAACTAGAGGCCACCCTTAATCTGCTCTGCGACATGACTGCCGACATGTGCGCGTTTGACAAGGCCATGGTCTATTTCTGGGACGAAGGCCGCGAACTGATGGAGTTGCGGATCGCGCGCAACGTGGAAAAACAGATCGGCCAGGAAATCGCTACCGGGAACATCCTGAATTTCTGGGCCATTAAATATGGGCGTCCTTTGTTGGTTGAGCAAGGCCACAATGCCCAGTCCGATGCGCTGATGCAGATAGTGGGCGCGACCTGCGCGCTGGTAGTGCCGCTGTTTGTCAGCAATCGCGTGATGGGGTCGATACAGATCTTCCGTGCCGGAGCTAATAAACCTTTTACTAAAGAAGACGCACAGCTTTTGTGGATTCTGGCTCTTGTCGCGGAAAATCTGCTTACCCGCGAATACGCCAATGAAGGCCTGCTGCGCTTTGCTTTTACTGACTACCTTACCGGCCTGCGCACGCGCGGATATTTTGAGCAACAACTGGAACTGGAGTTCAAGCGCGCTGAACGCAAGCAGCAAAAGTTTGCACTGCTAATGATCGATATTGACCACTTCAAGGTGCTGAATGATACCTTTGGCCATCACGTAGGCGACCAGCTCTTGCGCGACGTAACCTCAATCCTGATGAAAGACATGCGTGAAGTGGATACGGTGGCCCGTTATGGCGGTGAAGAGTTTGTGATCATCCTGCCGGAAACCACGGAAACCGGCGCCGTCTTTGTGGCCCAGCGCCTGCGGCGCGCCGTGGACCAGGCCAAATTTTTTGCCGGCTCGCCGCACTCCGTCCAGCATCTTACAATCAGCATTGGCGTGGCCGTTTATGATACTGACGCGCAGTTCAAGCGCGACCTGATTGAATTTGCCGACGCCGCCCTTTATGCCGCCAAGCATGCGGGCCGCAATCGCGTGATGCGTTATTCCGAGCTGAGCAAGCAAGGACGCGAAGTTTCATAA
- a CDS encoding TraR/DksA family transcriptional regulator produces the protein MDKKKLEGFKKRLEERQQVLRKAVSRTEEDGRIADQDTAQDIADRAASSYTKEFLFAQSNNDRQLLAMVETALQRIREGEFGECVNCGNEINAKRLEAVPWTRYCIACQEKLENGQLEEVVE, from the coding sequence ATGGACAAGAAGAAGCTGGAAGGCTTTAAAAAACGACTGGAAGAGCGCCAGCAGGTCCTGCGCAAAGCCGTGAGCCGTACGGAAGAAGACGGCCGCATTGCTGACCAGGACACAGCTCAGGACATTGCTGATCGCGCGGCAAGCTCTTACACCAAGGAATTTCTTTTTGCCCAGAGCAATAACGATCGCCAGCTTTTAGCGATGGTTGAGACTGCTTTGCAGCGGATTCGTGAAGGCGAATTTGGCGAATGCGTGAACTGCGGCAATGAGATCAATGCCAAGCGCCTGGAAGCCGTGCCCTGGACACGCTACTGCATCGCCTGCCAGGAGAAGTTGGAAAACGGCCAACTGGAAGAAGTCGTGGAATAA
- a CDS encoding sigma-54 dependent transcriptional regulator, with product MNPKTRVLIVDDDVAMAKYLAAHLSRRNFEVTVASSEQEALRVFRSFDPVLVLVETSMDGEAGNETLQRLKQIKPTVSIMVLSSIKDPELIFKASKLGADDYITKPVDPKELDVRIGKVLDNQRLFTEVTQLREQVRRQSDFTMLFGTSPKMMEVKMTIEQVADTTATVLIRGESGTGKEVVARMVYSESSRCEKPFVKVNCAAIPHELLESELFGYEAGAFTGANRQKLGKFEQANGGTIFLDEISEMHPALQAKLLHVLQDHEFSRLGGKRDVQVDVRVLAATNKPLERAVEEGVFREDLFYRLNVVTIHIPPLRERREEIPVFLKYFLEKYSEHYGKKPSMFSEFAVNRMMEYPWPGNIRELENMVKRYVIVGNEAQIIRELATHKPIVTSFGGMAAQSVAVAETTTPAMQSSNGVEIEMPSLLEIGRRAAMQAEREAIERVLAQTRWNRRQAAKILKISYKALLNKLKAMEEQTKTQLKHEEV from the coding sequence ATGAACCCCAAGACCCGTGTGCTGATCGTGGACGATGACGTAGCTATGGCAAAGTACCTGGCGGCACACTTGTCCCGCCGGAACTTTGAGGTTACGGTCGCTTCCAGCGAGCAGGAAGCCCTGCGGGTCTTCCGTTCTTTCGATCCAGTCCTGGTTTTAGTTGAAACATCAATGGACGGTGAGGCCGGCAATGAAACGTTACAGCGCCTGAAGCAGATCAAGCCCACTGTCTCCATCATGGTTCTTTCTTCCATCAAAGATCCGGAGCTGATTTTCAAGGCGTCAAAGCTTGGCGCGGACGACTACATCACCAAACCCGTCGATCCCAAAGAACTCGACGTCCGAATCGGCAAAGTTCTGGATAATCAGCGTCTTTTTACTGAAGTCACACAGTTGCGCGAGCAGGTGCGTCGCCAGAGCGATTTCACCATGCTCTTTGGCACCAGCCCAAAAATGATGGAAGTAAAAATGACGATTGAGCAGGTGGCGGACACCACGGCCACGGTGCTCATCCGCGGTGAAAGCGGTACCGGCAAAGAAGTGGTGGCGCGCATGGTGTATTCGGAATCCTCGCGCTGCGAAAAGCCGTTTGTGAAAGTGAACTGCGCCGCCATTCCGCATGAGCTGCTGGAAAGCGAGCTCTTTGGTTATGAAGCCGGAGCATTCACCGGCGCCAATCGGCAAAAGCTGGGCAAATTCGAGCAGGCCAATGGCGGCACTATTTTTCTGGACGAAATCAGCGAAATGCATCCTGCGCTACAGGCCAAGCTGCTGCACGTGTTGCAGGACCATGAATTTTCCCGCCTCGGCGGCAAGCGTGATGTGCAGGTGGACGTGCGAGTCCTGGCTGCAACCAACAAACCCCTGGAGCGCGCCGTTGAAGAAGGCGTGTTCCGCGAAGACCTGTTCTATCGCCTGAATGTAGTGACGATCCATATTCCACCGCTGCGCGAACGGCGTGAAGAGATCCCGGTATTCCTGAAATATTTTCTGGAAAAATACAGTGAGCATTACGGCAAGAAGCCATCCATGTTCAGCGAGTTTGCCGTGAATCGAATGATGGAATATCCATGGCCGGGAAACATCCGCGAACTGGAAAACATGGTGAAGCGATACGTAATTGTGGGGAACGAGGCGCAGATCATCCGTGAGCTGGCTACGCACAAGCCCATTGTCACTTCCTTTGGCGGGATGGCAGCGCAGTCTGTTGCCGTGGCTGAGACCACAACGCCGGCGATGCAATCAAGCAATGGCGTAGAAATCGAAATGCCATCATTACTGGAAATTGGCCGGCGTGCAGCAATGCAAGCTGAGCGGGAAGCTATTGAGCGGGTACTGGCTCAAACCCGCTGGAACCGCCGTCAGGCTGCCAAAATCCTCAAGATCAGCTACAAAGCTCTTCTGAACAAGTTGAAAGCGATGGAGGAGCAAACCAAAACCCAGCTTAAGCACGAAGAGGTCTAA
- a CDS encoding energy transducer TonB, whose amino-acid sequence MPTMLGVGYGTYQQRPENFLLSFVTHTAALGLMLWLLHLTVPAKIIPPTTANSVELAPYIPMKVGKGGPSGGGGGDASKLKASAGTPPKAAKQQFTPPTVMVQQKSKLMMEPTVIADIKTPPNTQLGDPLSKLMTPSNGVGVGGGIGSGSGGGVGSGHGGPGVGPGIFHVGDGVSAPRPIFTPEPEFSEEARKAKYQGVVVLKIIVGTDGRVHSPSVIRSLGMGLDEKAIEGVKTWKFDPSKKDGRAVAVEMNIEVAFNLY is encoded by the coding sequence ATGCCCACGATGCTCGGTGTCGGGTATGGCACGTACCAGCAGCGCCCGGAAAACTTTCTACTTTCCTTTGTGACCCATACGGCGGCCCTGGGCTTGATGTTATGGCTGCTGCATTTGACGGTTCCGGCAAAGATCATTCCGCCCACGACCGCCAACTCCGTGGAACTTGCGCCATATATACCGATGAAAGTCGGCAAAGGCGGTCCCAGCGGTGGGGGTGGCGGCGATGCCAGCAAATTGAAAGCGTCCGCCGGTACGCCCCCGAAAGCGGCGAAGCAGCAATTCACTCCGCCAACTGTAATGGTTCAGCAGAAGAGTAAGTTGATGATGGAGCCTACGGTGATTGCCGATATAAAGACTCCTCCAAACACGCAGTTGGGCGATCCGCTCTCCAAATTGATGACTCCCTCGAACGGCGTCGGCGTTGGCGGCGGTATTGGCAGCGGCAGTGGCGGTGGCGTTGGATCAGGACACGGAGGACCTGGAGTTGGCCCCGGAATCTTCCACGTGGGTGACGGCGTAAGCGCACCCCGCCCGATCTTTACTCCTGAACCTGAATTTTCAGAAGAGGCGCGCAAGGCCAAATATCAGGGTGTTGTGGTGCTGAAGATTATTGTGGGCACGGATGGCCGCGTGCATAGCCCGAGCGTGATTCGTTCACTGGGCATGGGCCTGGATGAAAAAGCCATTGAAGGCGTGAAGACCTGGAAGTTTGATCCTTCAAAGAAAGATGGCCGCGCCGTGGCAGTGGAAATGAATATTGAAGTGGCCTTCAACCTCTACTAA
- a CDS encoding GvpL/GvpF family gas vesicle protein, whose amino-acid sequence MAWYAYCIVEQQAVQGGIRARRPVPVEGLKGIADAQIFAYPSGDFSVLVSEYIPTGDLGQKALLQHAHVVSECFKRTTVLPFRFGTVFDTDEALRRAVRLNRKAFLESVTKLKGKAEMHLKLLIKDGSLREAMEEIELPATVGSEYLSRLREKAVRQRERQTKARALSVQVHKIFSPIDQDVCCRKVDSGGMLIDIAHLIDHKKVEKYQNRYQMATRHLPGIEVVMSGPWPPYHFITGKRSS is encoded by the coding sequence ATGGCATGGTACGCGTACTGCATCGTTGAGCAACAAGCTGTGCAAGGTGGTATTCGCGCTCGTCGTCCCGTTCCCGTAGAAGGTCTAAAAGGTATAGCAGACGCCCAGATATTCGCGTATCCCAGCGGCGACTTTTCCGTCCTGGTAAGCGAGTACATTCCTACCGGCGATCTTGGCCAAAAGGCCCTTCTCCAACATGCGCATGTGGTCAGCGAATGCTTCAAGCGCACAACAGTTCTGCCGTTCCGTTTCGGCACGGTTTTTGATACTGACGAGGCATTGCGGCGCGCGGTCCGCCTCAATCGCAAAGCTTTCCTGGAAAGCGTTACCAAGCTGAAGGGCAAGGCTGAAATGCATCTGAAACTGTTGATTAAAGACGGTTCACTGCGTGAAGCCATGGAAGAGATCGAATTGCCCGCCACTGTGGGCAGTGAATATTTGAGCCGCCTGCGGGAAAAAGCCGTGCGGCAACGCGAACGGCAAACCAAAGCCCGTGCTCTTTCCGTCCAGGTACACAAGATTTTTTCCCCCATTGACCAGGACGTCTGCTGCCGCAAAGTTGATTCCGGTGGAATGCTTATCGATATTGCCCACCTTATTGATCACAAAAAAGTTGAGAAATACCAGAATCGCTACCAGATGGCTACCAGGCATCTGCCCGGGATCGAAGTTGTGATGAGCGGACCCTGGCCGCCTTACCACTTCATCACCGGCAAGCGCTCTTCCTGA
- a CDS encoding DUF1835 domain-containing protein, giving the protein MLHITNGESVTGTFRQVRFPGTYLAWNDVLHDGPVPQTATLNELSDVRAQALAGFGWGDPEKMRADFANRDRTLQDFRKHQDVVLWFEHDLYDQLQLLQLLDWFEQQDLEGINLDLVQIDSYPGVRPFYGLGQLSGPQLARLFPMRKRVTHAQRSIATEAWHAFRAEDPTDMAAIAQQKFEEMPFLAAALTRFLEEYPWTNDGLSRTERQILQAVATGKRKKADIYVESRKQEDVPWGDLSVYLRLSWLTAGPNPALIESPKNEFTITDAGRQLLEGKADWIKLQGGIDRWLGGVHLTGEQPKWCWDNQKKTLIGN; this is encoded by the coding sequence GTGTTGCATATCACCAATGGCGAATCGGTGACGGGCACCTTCCGGCAAGTCAGGTTTCCGGGAACGTATCTTGCGTGGAACGACGTGCTACATGACGGTCCCGTGCCTCAGACTGCGACGCTGAATGAACTGTCTGATGTTCGCGCGCAAGCGCTGGCCGGCTTCGGCTGGGGCGATCCCGAGAAAATGCGCGCCGATTTTGCCAACCGCGACCGGACACTCCAGGATTTCCGCAAGCATCAGGACGTGGTGCTTTGGTTTGAGCATGATCTTTACGATCAGTTGCAGCTTCTCCAGTTGCTGGATTGGTTTGAGCAGCAGGACCTTGAAGGCATCAACCTCGATCTGGTGCAGATCGATTCTTACCCCGGTGTGCGGCCGTTTTACGGGCTGGGACAGCTGAGCGGGCCACAATTGGCGCGGCTATTTCCCATGCGCAAACGTGTAACGCATGCGCAACGCAGTATTGCCACGGAAGCATGGCACGCCTTCCGCGCTGAAGATCCCACTGACATGGCGGCAATCGCACAACAAAAGTTCGAAGAGATGCCGTTTCTGGCAGCGGCCCTCACACGCTTTCTGGAAGAGTATCCATGGACCAACGACGGGCTTTCCCGCACCGAACGGCAGATCCTGCAAGCTGTTGCCACGGGCAAACGCAAGAAAGCGGATATCTATGTCGAGTCGCGCAAGCAGGAGGATGTGCCCTGGGGCGATTTGTCAGTCTATTTGCGGCTCTCATGGCTCACTGCCGGACCTAATCCCGCGCTTATTGAGTCGCCCAAGAATGAATTCACGATCACCGACGCCGGCCGCCAGTTGCTGGAAGGCAAAGCTGACTGGATCAAGCTGCAAGGCGGTATTGATCGCTGGCTCGGCGGCGTGCACCTAACAGGCGAACAGCCTAAATGGTGCTGGGATAATCAGAAGAAGACACTCATCGGCAATTGA
- a CDS encoding carbonic anhydrase: MSVIDEVLQNNLKYADQFTLGHLPMPPARKLAVLACMDARLTVEQFLGLKTGDAHIIRNAGGIASEDALRSLIISHHLLGTQEFIIINHTDCGMLTFKDHELLGRLEKQSGTAFVAPVHFHAFSDVEENVRRQIQRVRSHPFIPSHIPVRGFVYDVTTGRLKEISEPAAAKLPTAARRSA, from the coding sequence ATGAGCGTTATCGATGAGGTTTTACAAAACAATCTGAAGTATGCGGACCAATTTACCCTGGGACATCTGCCCATGCCTCCAGCGCGCAAGCTGGCGGTGCTGGCATGCATGGACGCGCGCCTTACGGTAGAGCAGTTTCTGGGATTAAAGACCGGAGACGCCCACATTATCCGCAATGCCGGCGGCATCGCCAGCGAGGACGCTTTGCGCTCGCTGATCATCTCCCACCATCTGCTGGGAACCCAAGAGTTCATCATCATCAATCACACAGATTGCGGCATGCTCACCTTCAAGGACCACGAACTGCTGGGCAGACTGGAGAAACAAAGCGGCACGGCATTTGTGGCTCCGGTGCACTTCCATGCGTTTTCTGACGTGGAGGAAAATGTGCGGCGGCAAATCCAGCGCGTGCGCAGCCATCCATTTATCCCCAGTCACATTCCCGTGCGCGGCTTTGTTTATGACGTAACGACTGGGCGGCTGAAAGAGATATCGGAACCCGCGGCGGCGAAACTGCCTACCGCGGCGCGCAGGAGCGCGTAA
- the rseP gene encoding RIP metalloprotease RseP, with the protein MQLLSLSVVAFIFVLGILVFVHEFGHYAVAKLFKVRVEVFSLGFGKRLFGFKRGDTDYRISLLPLGGYVKMAGENPMEARTGDPGEFMSHPRWQRFLVAIAGPAMNIILAFVVLAVLYTFHHEYFAFSKAPVDVVFVTPNSPAEKAGLQVGDRIVNVQGIDNPTWEQFLIRVSINPGQQVPVKVLRGDKTVDMTLVPETTGKDHEGDVGLDPPGVVGMIEPGLPADKAHIQSGDVLVSVNGKPIRSVDDLLGALQEAKGNPVQLTILRDRKNLTLAIPGQLVGSPDSTQKKYRIGVSMEQVENLPFRTAVQTSYEECKSNSLLIFELLGKLIQHKNSIQQMSGPIGIMRYSGQAARMGMPSLLKFMALISLNLAIFNLLPIPILDGGLMLMLLVEAVMRRDIKQEVKERVYQAAFVFLVLFAAVVIFNDVAKTLPGHLR; encoded by the coding sequence ATGCAGTTATTATCACTTAGCGTCGTCGCGTTCATATTCGTTTTAGGCATTTTGGTATTTGTCCATGAGTTCGGCCATTATGCCGTAGCCAAGCTGTTCAAGGTCCGGGTGGAAGTCTTCAGCCTCGGCTTTGGCAAGCGGCTGTTCGGGTTCAAGCGCGGTGATACCGACTATCGCATCAGCCTTCTTCCTCTGGGCGGCTACGTGAAGATGGCCGGCGAAAATCCCATGGAAGCACGGACGGGCGATCCCGGCGAGTTCATGAGCCATCCCCGCTGGCAGCGCTTTCTGGTGGCGATTGCCGGCCCGGCGATGAACATTATCCTGGCTTTTGTGGTCCTCGCAGTCCTTTACACGTTCCATCATGAGTATTTCGCTTTCAGCAAGGCCCCCGTGGACGTGGTTTTCGTTACGCCCAATTCTCCGGCGGAAAAAGCCGGTTTGCAGGTAGGCGACAGGATCGTCAACGTGCAGGGCATTGATAATCCCACCTGGGAGCAGTTCCTGATTCGCGTCAGCATCAACCCCGGGCAGCAGGTTCCAGTCAAGGTATTACGCGGCGATAAAACTGTGGACATGACTCTGGTGCCGGAAACTACCGGCAAAGACCATGAAGGAGATGTCGGGCTGGATCCGCCGGGCGTAGTGGGGATGATCGAGCCGGGACTGCCCGCCGACAAAGCCCACATCCAGAGCGGCGACGTGTTGGTCTCAGTGAATGGCAAGCCCATCCGTTCCGTGGATGACCTGCTGGGAGCGCTGCAGGAAGCCAAGGGAAATCCGGTGCAGTTGACCATCCTGCGCGACCGCAAGAACCTGACGCTGGCTATTCCCGGTCAGCTCGTAGGCTCACCTGACTCCACGCAGAAAAAGTATCGGATTGGTGTGAGCATGGAGCAGGTGGAGAACCTACCTTTCCGCACAGCGGTGCAAACCTCTTATGAAGAGTGCAAGAGCAATTCCCTGCTGATCTTTGAATTGCTGGGCAAGCTCATCCAGCACAAAAATTCGATCCAGCAGATGAGCGGCCCCATCGGGATCATGCGTTATTCCGGCCAGGCAGCCAGAATGGGCATGCCTTCACTGCTGAAGTTCATGGCGCTGATCAGCCTGAATCTTGCCATCTTCAATTTGCTGCCAATTCCAATTCTGGATGGCGGCCTGATGCTCATGCTGCTGGTGGAAGCAGTCATGCGTCGCGACATTAAACAGGAAGTGAAGGAGCGCGTGTATCAGGCGGCCTTTGTGTTCCTGGTGCTGTTTGCCGCGGTCGTGATCTTTAATGACGTGGCCAAGACTCTGCCGGGACATTTGAGATAA
- a CDS encoding PilZ domain-containing protein, translated as MAQPQPEKRTTRRFSLDLPISVKFLDNGKRELAGHTRDVSSRGVFMYLDTEITAGAPIEFVMTLPPEVTLADPIRVRCKGKILRVDKAAQGQGVAVTIEKYDFVGEE; from the coding sequence ATGGCGCAGCCGCAGCCGGAGAAGCGAACCACCCGGCGGTTTTCGCTCGATCTGCCCATTTCAGTGAAGTTTCTGGATAATGGCAAACGGGAATTGGCCGGGCACACGCGCGACGTGAGCTCACGCGGTGTCTTCATGTATCTGGATACCGAGATTACCGCCGGCGCGCCGATTGAATTCGTAATGACGCTGCCTCCTGAAGTTACGCTCGCAGATCCTATCCGGGTGCGCTGCAAGGGAAAAATTCTCCGTGTGGACAAAGCGGCGCAGGGCCAGGGCGTTGCCGTCACAATTGAGAAATACGATTTTGTAGGTGAGGAGTAA